The DNA window CACCCAACACTACCTTCCCTTCATCAAGCAATGCTAATGCAATTGCATATTGATCTCCTCGGACAAACCTATCAATCAATCTCACAAGCATAAGCCACTTTAAAGAGGTAGACTCACAAGCACATAAAATCAATGTAATGAAAGTATATATAGTTGGAAGCAATAAATTTGATATTCAACAATCAGTAAAACTGAGATTATTTTTCTGAACGGtgcaaaattaaaattcaaaaaagacATTTTCCTTTATTAGGGGCACAGCGGTTTCCCTACATCTGAAGTAGACTTACTCTATTTCAAGCATGCAATCCAACATGGAAGCAAGGTCTTATTTCATCTATATGCACCTATAACTTGTGTATAGGAAACTTTCCTTTTCGTTGCACACGGGATTATAAGGATTAACATTGATTTGTATTGCTTCCAAGAATGGACATTATAGAAACTAAACTATTAAGCCTTGTAACATTGGATTGAAAAAGAGCAAGAGAGACAGAAATTATCTCATATAACGATAAAAGAtgtgagagagaataaaaagaaCCATCCAACTCAAGGCTCTTGAACAAACAGATGGCTTCCAGCTCATGATTTAAACGAGAGCATAAGAATTAGCTCAGAATGTCAATTTTACACCTTACCCCTTAGTGCCATCAATAGGATCCAAGACCCAATGTTGCCCCTGAGGACCACCTTCAGATTTACCGCTATCAATGGCCCTGAGCACGTCTTCTCTGGATAGAGTGGAAACATTATAGGATCCATCATTAGCCAGAGTGTTGTTCACAAGTTCTGTTATACGCCCTACAATTTCCTGGGAATCATCCTTGCGAAGATCCTCAGAATCCTGAAGACGGCGAAGAAGCAAAAAATTAGAAATCCTCATCTAAATCAAAcgggaaaaataaagaaataacagAATCTGCATAACATTAACCTCTTCAGCCACTAATGAGAATGGTTCAGAAGAGAGTTCCTTCTCCAGCACAAAACTAACCAGCGCTTGGGAACCTGGGAATCACGATAATGCATCAGATAAAACAACAGTAATTGCAATTTCTCAATTCTAAAGAAAGATGGATTGAAGTTCCCCTAATCAATCTAAATAGCCTccatttaaataaatttataaaagCTTTCCATGTCATACAACACATGTGAATGATCAAATAAACCACACAAAGAAATAAGTAGATTGCAGAATGtcaaaagcaagaaacaaaccaTAATCGGCAATGGTGACTGGACTTTTATCAGATTTTGACTGAACATCTGATTGCAACAATGCTTTTTGCACCTTCTGAAAggattggaaaaagaaaaagaaatacatGAAATCATTGCTTAATACGATGTTCCTGTACACATACATAACAGATTCTGGAAACTCCTATTGTAGTGAAAGATGACCAATTTTTTGACATGATAGTCGATTGTATAGAAAGAAATAGAAACACAAATGTGCAACAACTGAGCTATTCTGACCAGAGAAGTTATGATGGATATGACAAAATTAAACGCTAATGGGGATGAACCTAATACTTAATTTTGAATACTGTCACCAATAATCACCATCTACTGATTAGAGAATAAGAAGCTGCAATCAAGAATTCaccaaaagaagacaaaaattcACTGCAGATAAAGTAAACCAAAGCAGAAGCAACCATAAATACATGGGCAAAGCAAGTCCTTTCGATGACATTGTAAACCAACACAACATGGTTTTTGATCATAAAACAATTTTTTAGTTCTGGGTTTCGCACATATAGCATTTTACAACCTAAATTTTACCAAAGCAAGAAAACATTGGCaatatagaagaaaataaatgaaaaagaacatgaaataaacAGTCTGTCTTTCAATATTCAACATCACATCAATCTGAGTTCAGATAAGTAAATGTATGAATTaacagatagagagagagagagagagagagagagagagaggagtacCTGGCAGAGGCGGGCTGCGAGAGAGGCTGCTTTCTTGGCAGCGGCGAGTTCCTTATCGTAAGAAGCCATGGAAGATAATGATGAGACTACTCTCACTGCTGCTGATACTCGCAAGCAAGAGGCTTTGGTGGAGAAGAGAGAGACAACAAATGGGGAATTTGAGTTTGCGATTCTCAATCCGCCATTTATTGCCATTTCTGAATTTGTTTTTGACTCCCGGTCTTCGTTTCTCTGTAATAGCGAGTTTACAAATCACTCCTTGCTTgcattgctcttttttttttcccctcttaaGTCTTACCTAGGTGTCAAAACTCGGTTCGATTCGGATGATCAAATTTATTTCACCCGAATTAAACCAAGTTTCAACATCAATCATATGTCCAAAATttaagtccaaacacaaaaattttatttgatttaaaacTATGTTcaggtccaaacacataaatattgtccaatttacttgttcggaccctaacccgaattataatattgtctgatttatttgcttggatttaaatcaatcagggtttgatcaattaagcgCGTAcgaatacaaaatacaaataaagtACACAgtataaataaatacaatattttttgttttatataaataaaaatatttttactcTTGAATTGGTTGTATTTAGTTGCCATCATTGAATAATGAGTCTAaggtaaaaataataataataatgaatctTACGTGTGTTTTCTTTTCCtactatttattcttttttctttacacTTCATTGGTCTCTGGCCGCCTTCATTGAATTTCCTAgatgctttctttttctccctttaTTTTGTTCTATAatgttttattactttgttttccccaaaaattcaaattcaatgaATGCCCCATCGGAGCTCCTTCATAGCCTCTAATTAATTGGAAATAactaatcatatatattttatagtaATACATTGTGCAAAAGGTTATGGCAAGCAAACATATATGGAAAGAAAAGcgacttgggcttgggcttgggcttcaaAGGAGAACtcgattatataaaaaaaaaaatcccactaGTTTGGGCTTCGAAAGCTCGGGCTCAATTATAAAGCTC is part of the Tripterygium wilfordii isolate XIE 37 chromosome 7, ASM1340144v1, whole genome shotgun sequence genome and encodes:
- the LOC120002309 gene encoding SAL1 phosphatase-like, which translates into the protein MAINGGLRIANSNSPFVVSLFSTKASCLRVSAAVRVVSSLSSMASYDKELAAAKKAASLAARLCQKVQKALLQSDVQSKSDKSPVTIADYGSQALVSFVLEKELSSEPFSLVAEEDSEDLRKDDSQEIVGRITELVNNTLANDGSYNVSTLSREDVLRAIDSGKSEGGPQGQHWVLDPIDGTKGFVRGDQYAIALALLDEGKVVLGVLACPNLPLASIASGGQHSSNSEIGCLFFAKVGAGTYMQSLDSSSNSSSPVKVQVSAIENPVEASFFESYEAAHSLHDLSSSIAKKLGVKAPPVRIDSQAKYGALSKGDGAIYLRFPHKGYREKIWDHAAGSIVVTEAGGVVTDAAGNPLDFSRGKYLDLDTGIIVTNQKLMPCLLKAVRESIEEKSSSL